The following proteins are co-located in the Clavibacter capsici genome:
- a CDS encoding fructosamine kinase family protein produces the protein MTAAGGDGRDRGAFRKERADAPRGFFEAEAAGLAWLAEAEPDGGARVVRVLDVVPGRIDLERLETARPTREAARALGTALAATHAAGAPAFGSPPPGLDGPAFIGRQPLSVRAPEDAAASEGWGAWYARERVLPYLRRAVDAGNATAAQASDVERACGLAADGRFDDQAPPARIHGDLWAGNVQWTDDGAVLIDPAAHGGHRETDLAMLALFGCPGLDDLLGAYADTGSLAAGWRDRVPLHQLHPLAVHAASHGPSYGDALHDAARAVLRM, from the coding sequence ATGACGGCAGCGGGAGGGGACGGGCGCGACCGGGGCGCGTTCCGCAAGGAGCGGGCGGATGCGCCGCGCGGCTTCTTCGAGGCGGAGGCCGCGGGGCTGGCGTGGCTGGCCGAGGCGGAGCCGGACGGGGGAGCGCGCGTGGTCCGCGTGCTCGACGTCGTGCCCGGCCGCATCGACCTCGAGCGCCTGGAGACCGCGCGGCCCACGCGGGAAGCCGCACGGGCGCTCGGCACGGCGCTCGCCGCGACGCACGCCGCCGGGGCGCCCGCGTTCGGATCCCCGCCACCCGGGCTCGACGGCCCCGCGTTCATCGGGCGGCAGCCGCTGTCGGTCCGCGCTCCCGAGGACGCCGCGGCCTCGGAGGGATGGGGCGCCTGGTACGCCCGCGAGCGCGTGCTCCCGTACCTCCGCCGCGCGGTCGACGCGGGCAACGCGACCGCGGCCCAGGCGTCCGACGTGGAGCGGGCGTGCGGCCTCGCCGCCGACGGCCGGTTCGACGACCAGGCGCCGCCCGCCCGGATCCACGGCGACCTGTGGGCGGGCAACGTGCAGTGGACGGACGACGGCGCCGTGCTCATCGACCCGGCGGCGCACGGCGGCCACCGGGAGACCGACCTCGCCATGCTCGCGCTCTTCGGCTGCCCCGGCCTCGACGACCTCCTCGGCGCCTACGCCGACACCGGGTCCCTCGCCGCCGGCTGGCGCGACCGCGTGCCGCTGCACCAGCTGCATCCGCTCGCCGTGCACGCCGCGTCGCACGGCCCCTCCTACGGCGACGCCCTCCACGACGCGGCCCGGGCCGTGCTCCGGATGTGA
- the otsB gene encoding trehalose-phosphatase — MAELTTDIQAKGGRGFPGRLFEALTELARTPRLLVALDFDGTLAPEVDDPEKARAVPEARAAVLALLALPETRVALVSGRALRSLEAVADLPDDVLLVGSHGVEIRLDSDDIELTLDEGELAQRGVLSDVLGQVADSLDEVWIEEKPAGFALHTRLATEKHSRIAHLVATQEAQAEVDGLKVRSGKDVLEFSIRQATKGEAVEHLRRYAEATAVFYAGDDVTDEDAFAALQAGDLGLKSGTGATAADFRVDGPHDVARVLQVLADLRAEPAVRPD; from the coding sequence GTGGCCGAGCTGACCACCGACATCCAGGCGAAGGGCGGGCGCGGCTTCCCGGGCCGGCTGTTCGAGGCGCTCACCGAGCTCGCGCGCACGCCGCGCCTGCTCGTGGCGCTCGACTTCGACGGCACGCTCGCGCCCGAGGTCGACGACCCCGAGAAGGCGCGCGCGGTGCCCGAGGCCCGCGCGGCCGTGCTCGCGCTCCTCGCCCTGCCCGAGACGCGCGTCGCGCTCGTCTCCGGCCGGGCGCTCCGGAGCCTGGAGGCCGTGGCCGACCTGCCGGACGACGTGCTGCTCGTGGGCTCGCACGGCGTGGAGATCCGCCTCGACAGCGACGACATCGAGCTCACCCTCGACGAGGGCGAGCTCGCGCAGCGCGGGGTCCTCTCCGACGTGCTCGGCCAGGTCGCCGACTCGCTCGACGAGGTGTGGATCGAGGAGAAGCCCGCGGGCTTCGCCCTGCACACGCGCCTCGCGACCGAGAAGCACAGCCGCATCGCGCACCTCGTGGCGACGCAGGAGGCGCAGGCCGAGGTCGACGGCCTCAAGGTGCGATCCGGCAAGGACGTGCTGGAGTTCAGCATCCGCCAGGCCACCAAGGGCGAGGCCGTCGAGCACCTCCGCCGGTACGCCGAGGCGACCGCCGTGTTCTACGCGGGCGACGACGTGACCGACGAGGACGCCTTCGCCGCGCTCCAGGCCGGCGACCTCGGCCTCAAGAGCGGGACGGGCGCGACCGCCGCGGACTTCCGCGTGGACGGGCCGCACGACGTGGCGCGCGTGCTGCAGGTGCTCGCCGACCTGCGCGCCGAGCCGGCCGTCCGCCCCGACTGA
- a CDS encoding alpha,alpha-trehalose-phosphate synthase (UDP-forming) translates to MTPPPSSTPSATEPTTAAAPDGADVEPGAYDLVVVSNRLPVDRVVAADGTTSWRHSPGGLVTALEPVMRANEGAWIGWPGIADHDVDPFVDDGISIIPVTLSEQDLAEYYEGFSNDTLWPLYHDVIAQPSYHREWWDTYVKVNQRFADAAAKAAAPGATVWVQDYQLQLVPKMLREQRPDLTIGFFNHIPFPPYGIYSQLPWRTQIIEGLLGADVIGFQRVADAGNFTRAVRRLFGYTTRGSTVDVPVRGGIPLTVPGTKPSKPVRELRTRQVVAKHYPISIDARSYEEMAKDPAIQERARQIRADLGDPKTILLGVDRLDYTKGIGHRLKAFGELLAEGRVKVEDATLVQVASPSRERVETYRQLRDEIELTVGRINGDYGSISHTAISYLHHGYPKEEMVALCLAADVMLVTALRDGMNLVAKEYVATKHSNEGVLVLSEFAGAADELKAALLVNPHDIEGLKEAILRAIEMPKPEQRKRMRSLRKRVFENDVAAWSSSFLADLGRTHAASIHEGPDEEVVEPLMDEGW, encoded by the coding sequence GTGACTCCGCCACCCTCATCCACGCCCTCCGCGACCGAGCCGACCACCGCCGCCGCGCCCGACGGCGCCGACGTCGAGCCGGGCGCCTACGACCTCGTCGTCGTCTCCAACCGCCTCCCCGTCGACCGCGTGGTCGCCGCCGACGGCACGACCTCCTGGCGGCACTCGCCCGGCGGTCTCGTGACCGCGCTCGAGCCCGTGATGCGCGCCAACGAGGGCGCGTGGATCGGCTGGCCGGGCATCGCCGACCACGACGTCGATCCCTTCGTCGACGACGGCATCTCGATCATCCCCGTCACGCTCAGCGAGCAGGACCTCGCCGAGTACTACGAGGGCTTCTCGAACGACACGCTCTGGCCGCTCTACCACGACGTCATCGCGCAGCCGAGCTACCACCGCGAGTGGTGGGACACCTACGTCAAGGTCAACCAGCGCTTCGCCGACGCCGCCGCGAAGGCCGCCGCCCCCGGCGCCACCGTGTGGGTGCAGGACTACCAGCTCCAGCTCGTCCCGAAGATGCTCCGCGAGCAGCGGCCCGACCTCACCATCGGCTTCTTCAACCACATCCCGTTCCCGCCCTACGGCATCTACTCGCAGCTGCCGTGGCGCACGCAGATCATCGAGGGTCTCCTCGGCGCCGACGTCATCGGCTTCCAGCGCGTCGCCGACGCGGGCAACTTCACGCGCGCGGTGCGGCGGCTGTTCGGGTACACGACCCGGGGATCCACGGTCGACGTGCCCGTGCGCGGCGGCATCCCGCTCACCGTCCCCGGCACCAAGCCGTCGAAGCCCGTGCGGGAGCTCCGCACGCGCCAGGTGGTCGCCAAGCACTACCCGATCTCGATCGACGCACGCAGCTACGAGGAGATGGCCAAGGACCCGGCCATCCAGGAGCGCGCCCGCCAGATCCGCGCCGACCTCGGCGACCCCAAGACGATCCTGCTGGGCGTCGACCGGCTCGACTACACGAAGGGCATCGGCCACCGCCTGAAGGCGTTCGGCGAGCTCCTCGCCGAGGGCCGCGTGAAGGTCGAGGACGCGACGCTCGTGCAGGTCGCGAGCCCCAGCCGCGAGCGCGTCGAGACGTACCGGCAGCTGCGCGACGAGATCGAGCTCACGGTCGGCCGCATCAACGGCGACTACGGCTCCATCAGCCACACCGCCATCAGCTACCTCCACCACGGGTACCCGAAGGAGGAGATGGTCGCGCTCTGCCTCGCGGCGGACGTGATGCTCGTCACCGCCCTCCGCGACGGGATGAACCTGGTCGCCAAGGAGTACGTGGCCACCAAGCACTCGAACGAGGGCGTGCTCGTGCTCAGCGAGTTCGCGGGCGCCGCGGACGAGCTGAAGGCCGCGCTCCTCGTCAACCCGCACGACATCGAGGGCCTCAAGGAGGCGATCCTCCGCGCCATCGAGATGCCGAAGCCCGAGCAGCGCAAGCGCATGCGGTCGCTCCGCAAGCGCGTGTTCGAGAACGACGTGGCGGCCTGGTCGAGCTCCTTCCTCGCCGACCTCGGGCGCACGCACGCCGCCTCGATCCACGAGGGGCCCGACGAAGAGGTCGTCGAGCCGCTGATGGACGAGGGCTGGTAG